The nucleotide window CGCCGACGGCCAAGAGGCCCGCCAGCCCGACGAAACCGATGGGGAAAAGCGTGAAGGGCCCGATGCCGAACGTGTAGGTCATCAATCCCGCCGAGATCAGCATCAGGATGCCGCCCCAGAGCGCGCGAGCCTTGGACATGGCCGCCCCGGCGATGGCCAGAAGCGGCGAGACGAAGCTGGCGGTGCGCACCAGCCCCTCGCGGTCGAGCGCGGTGGCCAGACCCTCGACCTCGCCGTATTCCCGGATGAACTCCGTGTAGCCGAAGGTGAAGAAGCCCACGACCAGGGCAAGGCAGCCGCCGATGATGCCCAAAACAAGTGCCGCGTTGCGCATGGCGGTCTCCTTTGTTCGTTACGTCAGCGCCGCCTGCACGTCCTTGCCCCAGCCGAGGTAGAGCGTGCCGCCATCGTCGATCAGCGGGCGTTTCATCAGCGTGGGATGCGCCGCGAGCAGGTCGAGCGGGTCGCCCGCGCGTTCGGCCTCGGACAAGCCGCGCCAGGTGGTGGAGCGGGTGTTGAGC belongs to Roseovarius sp. THAF27 and includes:
- a CDS encoding arsenate reductase family protein translates to MILYGLKTCDTCRKALKSLENAGFRDVRADGVPADVLRAAHGKFGAALLNTRSTTWRGLSEAERAGDPLDLLAAHPTLMKRPLIDDGGTLYLGWGKDVQAALT